A DNA window from Campylobacter concisus contains the following coding sequences:
- the cutA gene encoding divalent cation tolerance protein CutA encodes MRILITSVAKKKEAKKLSKKLVKKSLAACVSGFSAKSIYLWQKELCDEKEQILLIKTDVKFKKVAKFIRKHHSYEIPEILSLKPKEVFKKYKKWIKKSTKKGKK; translated from the coding sequence ATGAGAATTTTAATCACCTCAGTCGCAAAGAAAAAAGAAGCAAAGAAACTAAGCAAGAAGCTCGTAAAAAAGAGCCTTGCAGCTTGTGTAAGTGGCTTCAGCGCAAAAAGCATTTATCTTTGGCAAAAGGAGCTTTGCGATGAAAAAGAGCAAATTTTACTCATAAAAACGGACGTTAAATTTAAAAAAGTAGCTAAATTTATAAGAAAGCACCACAGCTACGAAATCCCAGAAATTCTATCCTTAAAGCCAAAAGAGGTCTTTAAAAAATATAAAAAATGGATAAAAAAATCAACCAAAAAAGGTAAAAAATGA
- the thrC gene encoding threonine synthase, whose product MRLTPTRSVKDEKIKNVNLSTAMLSPSSAHGGLYAPKKLPKITKSKWQELSQLSYEKLALYIISLFKFDVPEAFFKKAVKRYASFDDPKHPVIFKKIDKNLYVNELYHGPTRAFKDMALQPFGSLLSQLANERGERYLIMCATSGDTGPATLQTFANDENIKVVCLYPDGGTSEVQKLQMQTMQGENLKVFGIKGDFDDAQRALKTLLANDKFKAELKKKRLKLSAANSVNFGRILFQIIYHAYAYANLLKQKALKVNESFDIIVPSGNFGNALGAYYAKKMGAKIGKIKISSNANNILTQFFTTGVYDLRDKKLVKTISPAMDILISSNVERLLFDKFGSVRTNELMQSLAKNKFYKLSKQELEALKEDFEASWCDDKECEAYIAKLARGGYAIDPHTATCFKMVDASRINVITSTAHWVKFTPSMIKACQIKDTKDEKDALAKTAKILNDSVPSSINSLFSAKILHKNIIKEDEIEKCVLEWIER is encoded by the coding sequence ATGAGACTAACACCAACTAGAAGCGTGAAAGATGAAAAGATAAAAAATGTAAATTTAAGCACAGCTATGCTTAGCCCAAGCTCTGCTCACGGCGGACTTTACGCGCCAAAAAAGCTTCCAAAAATAACAAAATCAAAGTGGCAAGAGCTCTCACAATTAAGCTACGAGAAACTCGCACTTTATATCATATCACTATTTAAATTTGATGTGCCAGAGGCGTTTTTCAAAAAGGCGGTTAAGAGATACGCGAGTTTTGACGATCCAAAGCACCCAGTCATTTTTAAAAAAATAGATAAAAATTTATACGTAAACGAGCTATATCACGGCCCAACTAGGGCATTTAAGGATATGGCGCTTCAGCCTTTTGGCTCGCTGCTTAGCCAGCTAGCAAATGAAAGAGGCGAAAGATACCTTATCATGTGCGCAACTAGCGGTGACACTGGACCTGCGACACTTCAGACTTTTGCAAATGACGAAAATATCAAGGTCGTTTGCCTCTATCCAGATGGCGGCACGAGCGAGGTTCAAAAGCTTCAGATGCAGACCATGCAGGGTGAAAATTTAAAGGTTTTTGGCATAAAAGGCGACTTTGACGACGCCCAAAGAGCACTTAAAACGCTGCTTGCAAATGATAAATTTAAGGCTGAGCTTAAGAAAAAGCGCCTTAAACTAAGTGCGGCAAACTCGGTAAATTTTGGCAGAATTCTCTTTCAGATCATATACCACGCCTACGCTTATGCAAATTTACTAAAGCAAAAGGCGCTTAAGGTAAATGAGAGCTTTGACATCATCGTGCCAAGTGGAAATTTTGGCAACGCACTTGGGGCATATTACGCTAAAAAAATGGGCGCAAAGATCGGTAAGATCAAGATCTCCTCAAATGCAAACAACATCTTGACGCAGTTTTTCACCACTGGCGTTTACGACCTAAGAGATAAAAAGCTGGTTAAGACGATAAGCCCAGCCATGGACATTTTGATCAGCTCAAACGTCGAGCGCTTGCTATTTGATAAATTTGGTAGCGTTAGAACCAATGAACTCATGCAAAGCCTAGCTAAAAATAAATTTTATAAGCTTAGTAAGCAAGAGCTTGAAGCGCTAAAAGAGGACTTTGAGGCTAGCTGGTGCGACGATAAAGAGTGTGAGGCATACATCGCAAAGCTCGCAAGGGGCGGCTATGCGATCGATCCGCATACAGCTACTTGCTTTAAGATGGTGGATGCTAGCCGCATAAACGTCATCACATCGACCGCGCACTGGGTGAAATTTACGCCAAGCATGATCAAAGCGTGCCAGATCAAAGATACAAAAGATGAGAAAGATGCGCTGGCAAAGACCGCTAAAATCTTAAATGACAGCGTGCCAAGCTCAATTAATTCGCTATTTAGCGCGAAAATTTTACACAAAAACATCATAAAAGAGGACGAGATAGAAAAGTGCGTCCTAGAATG